The following are encoded together in the Cyanobacterium aponinum PCC 10605 genome:
- a CDS encoding type IV pilin protein has translation MKPEVTLKYLAYLRNKKANNEGFTLIELLVVVIIIGVLAAVALPNLLGQVGKARETELKNAVGTVNRSQQAYHFERQTFAPSISFLGVKLPQEYLTDTGMNLVASSDSASNFSENSNAATDGTRAFSGLISHSGGEFTQILCQSNEVTSSVAVPTNDTTCANGSAQVR, from the coding sequence ATGAAACCCGAAGTAACTTTAAAATATTTAGCTTACCTCCGCAACAAAAAAGCCAATAACGAAGGTTTTACCTTAATTGAACTCTTAGTCGTAGTAATTATTATCGGTGTCCTCGCCGCCGTTGCTCTCCCTAACTTATTAGGACAGGTTGGTAAAGCTAGAGAAACAGAACTGAAAAACGCTGTGGGTACTGTTAACCGCTCTCAACAGGCTTATCACTTTGAGCGTCAAACCTTCGCTCCCAGCATTTCTTTCTTAGGCGTTAAATTACCTCAAGAGTATTTAACAGATACAGGCATGAACCTTGTAGCTAGTTCTGACAGTGCATCAAACTTCAGTGAAAACTCTAATGCGGCAACAGATGGTACTCGAGCTTTCTCAGGATTAATTAGCCACTCTGGTGGAGAATTTACTCAAATTCTTTGTCAAAGCAACGAGGTAACAAGTAGTGTTGCTGTACCCACAAACGATACCACTTGTGCTAATGGAAGTGCTCAGGTAAGATAA
- a CDS encoding DUF29 family protein has product MEELLALRQYIEEKNYDRALELVAELEEMSKEDKLNKIFSYAVILLLHLIKQQAEKRTTRSWDFSIYNSIKEIKKINKRRKSGGYYATEEELKEILADAFDTAIRKASLEAFEGKYNPEELMLKIDYDSIQSSALKSIL; this is encoded by the coding sequence ATGGAAGAGTTATTAGCACTGCGTCAATACATAGAAGAAAAAAACTACGATCGCGCTTTGGAATTGGTTGCTGAATTAGAAGAAATGTCAAAGGAAGATAAACTTAACAAAATTTTTAGTTATGCTGTAATTTTATTGCTACATTTAATTAAACAACAGGCGGAAAAAAGAACAACTCGCTCTTGGGATTTTTCTATTTATAACTCCATCAAAGAAATTAAAAAAATTAATAAAAGGCGTAAATCAGGGGGTTATTATGCCACAGAGGAAGAATTAAAGGAAATACTTGCAGATGCCTTTGATACAGCGATTAGGAAAGCATCTCTTGAAGCCTTTGAAGGTAAATATAATCCCGAAGAGTTAATGCTAAAAATAGACTATGATAGTATTCAATCTTCAGCTTTAAAATCTATCTTATAA
- a CDS encoding prepilin-type N-terminal cleavage/methylation domain-containing protein has translation MWQLFYKMFLRYHKNNNDGFTLIELLVVIIIIGILAATGLPNLLAQVGKAREAEMKNALGTVARSQMAYHWEQQVFCCDGRTPDQILEALGVPINSKYISSWTFDTSTVASQVTFNITNNNWDKDGTRGLSAGVFFDPALVDAYSSIICQSFDPSATTAYPVITDPVCGTNAYQLR, from the coding sequence ATGTGGCAATTATTTTACAAAATGTTTCTCCGCTACCATAAAAATAATAATGATGGTTTTACCCTCATCGAACTCTTGGTTGTGATTATTATTATTGGGATTTTGGCAGCAACTGGATTACCTAACCTACTCGCACAGGTAGGAAAAGCCCGAGAAGCAGAGATGAAAAATGCTCTAGGTACTGTGGCGCGTTCTCAAATGGCTTATCATTGGGAACAACAGGTGTTTTGTTGTGATGGTCGAACTCCAGATCAAATTTTAGAAGCCCTCGGAGTTCCTATCAACAGTAAATATATTAGTAGTTGGACTTTCGACACTTCTACTGTTGCTTCTCAAGTTACCTTTAACATTACTAATAATAATTGGGATAAAGATGGCACAAGGGGACTTTCAGCTGGAGTATTTTTTGATCCCGCCCTCGTAGATGCCTATAGCTCAATTATTTGCCAGAGTTTTGATCCTAGTGCCACCACAGCTTACCCAGTCATTACTGACCCAGTTTGTGGAACTAATGCTTATCAGCTAAGATAA
- a CDS encoding O-linked N-acetylglucosamine transferase, SPINDLY family protein yields MYSWHPSIIHLLEEKKYSKIIDYYQQIINTDPNNIINYWYLGLAYLLNKNLENAQATWLLCLSNIEESAYDQSIEILKNILETEALRQLYSSNYSLSLLIRQQINDLDETDVNNQLHIINLELLLETFNIENILHYDIINKIKNSAPDTLNLLLVLTILEDILKKYTHGLSVLLAESILHYSQGNQEVMNKIKSVAISMGEEKNHINYAIDLLELCNYFNHEDSRIFIHLNKFYERIKNYEKQLNICQQYYQKASNYIEKLSSINCLLSYYRTMGDRDNFAQLVSEQSQLYEQIEEKKDSLKDEQNKEIIIIGIIDFFYCQDLPQYNRNLINKVAQVFQDINKPCYPNFVFQYQHQECLLPPKAEADQGQFYPLKLRIIEPKKVLKIGYIAHTFNDHAVGYISRCLIRNHDRTKFDINLYMAQGKIDEITTKDFQPYVSQIFRGNRNVRALTEKIYDDDIDILVDLDSVTQNLTCTVMAVKPAPIQVTWLGLDASGIPNIDYFIVDPYVLPENAQEYYQEKLWRLPHNYLAIDNLEIGEKTLTRKQLNIPDDAVIYLNMQNAAKLNPHIVQMQMEIIQNVKNSYLLFNVRKDKNVLKKYLYSLADKFQGVKDRIRFIPSYPPAIYRANLAIADIILDTYPFNGAVTVLDSLWQNIPLVTRVGQQYHARQGYSFLKNLGIEEGIAWTDRKYIEWGIKFGNSGKLREKIREQLQQSKLNSSLWNTEQFTRDMEKAYQQMWQIYLKSIG; encoded by the coding sequence ATGTATAGTTGGCATCCTTCCATTATTCATCTACTAGAAGAAAAAAAATATTCAAAAATAATTGACTATTATCAACAAATTATCAACACAGATCCCAATAATATCATTAATTATTGGTATTTAGGATTAGCCTATTTATTAAATAAAAACTTAGAAAATGCCCAAGCTACTTGGTTATTATGTCTATCCAACATCGAAGAATCTGCATATGATCAAAGTATAGAAATTCTTAAAAATATTCTTGAAACTGAAGCTCTACGACAGTTATATTCTAGTAATTACTCCCTAAGTTTATTAATCCGACAACAGATAAACGATCTTGACGAGACTGATGTTAATAATCAACTACACATTATTAATTTAGAACTTTTATTAGAAACTTTTAATATAGAAAATATTTTACATTATGACATTATCAATAAAATAAAAAATAGTGCTCCTGATACTCTAAATTTATTACTAGTTTTAACTATTTTAGAAGATATTTTAAAAAAATATACCCATGGTTTAAGTGTATTATTAGCAGAATCAATTTTACACTATTCTCAAGGTAATCAGGAGGTAATGAATAAAATAAAAAGTGTGGCTATTTCCATGGGAGAAGAAAAGAATCATATTAATTATGCTATTGATTTATTAGAGCTTTGTAATTATTTTAATCACGAAGATAGTCGTATTTTTATTCACCTTAATAAATTTTATGAACGAATAAAAAACTATGAAAAACAATTGAATATCTGTCAACAGTATTACCAAAAAGCTAGTAATTATATAGAAAAATTGAGTAGTATTAATTGCTTATTATCCTATTATCGCACCATGGGAGACAGGGATAATTTTGCTCAATTAGTCAGCGAACAAAGTCAATTATATGAACAGATAGAAGAAAAAAAAGATAGTTTAAAAGACGAACAAAATAAAGAGATTATCATCATAGGAATAATTGACTTTTTTTATTGTCAGGATTTGCCACAATATAACCGTAATTTAATCAATAAAGTTGCTCAAGTTTTTCAAGATATTAATAAACCTTGTTATCCTAATTTTGTTTTTCAATATCAACATCAAGAATGTCTATTACCTCCCAAAGCTGAAGCAGATCAAGGGCAATTTTATCCTTTAAAATTAAGAATAATAGAACCTAAAAAAGTTTTAAAAATAGGTTATATCGCTCATACTTTTAACGACCATGCCGTAGGTTATATTTCCCGTTGTTTAATTCGTAATCACGATCGCACCAAGTTTGACATCAATCTTTACATGGCTCAGGGAAAAATCGATGAAATAACCACCAAAGACTTTCAACCCTATGTTTCTCAAATATTTAGGGGCAATAGAAATGTCAGAGCGTTAACTGAAAAAATTTATGACGATGACATCGATATTTTAGTAGATTTAGACAGTGTAACTCAAAACTTAACCTGTACTGTTATGGCTGTAAAACCAGCACCAATTCAGGTTACATGGTTAGGTTTAGATGCCAGTGGCATACCCAATATTGATTATTTTATCGTTGATCCTTATGTTTTACCAGAAAATGCCCAAGAATATTACCAAGAAAAACTATGGCGTTTGCCCCATAATTATTTAGCCATTGATAACCTTGAAATAGGAGAAAAAACTTTAACCAGAAAACAACTTAATATCCCCGATGATGCAGTTATTTATCTTAATATGCAAAATGCTGCTAAACTTAATCCCCATATTGTTCAAATGCAAATGGAAATTATCCAGAATGTTAAAAATAGCTATCTTCTTTTTAATGTAAGAAAAGATAAAAATGTCTTAAAAAAATATCTTTATTCCCTCGCCGATAAGTTTCAAGGGGTGAAAGATAGAATCAGATTTATTCCTAGTTATCCTCCCGCTATTTATCGAGCAAACTTGGCGATCGCAGATATAATCTTAGATACTTACCCTTTTAATGGTGCCGTAACCGTTTTAGATAGTCTGTGGCAAAATATCCCCTTAGTAACAAGGGTAGGGCAACAATATCACGCCCGACAGGGTTATAGTTTTTTAAAAAATTTAGGTATAGAAGAAGGTATTGCTTGGACTGACCGGAAATATATAGAATGGGGTATCAAATTTGGTAATAGTGGCAAATTAAGAGAGAAAATTAGAGAACAATTACAACAATCAAAACTCAATTCTAGTCTATGGAACACTGAACAATTTACCAGAGACATGGAAAAAGCTTATCAACAAATGTGGCAAATTTACTTAAAAAGTATAGGGTAA
- a CDS encoding endonuclease domain-containing protein produces the protein MTPAERKLWSEYLRRLTYKFMKQRPIDNFIVDFYCSQKRLVIEVDGDSHFQPEGIERDLTRTAILENYRLRLLRFSNDDVLRNFEGVCGAIGFELDSLDPA, from the coding sequence ATGACTCCTGCGGAACGAAAATTATGGTCTGAATATCTGCGACGCTTAACCTATAAGTTCATGAAACAACGCCCCATTGATAATTTCATTGTGGATTTTTATTGTAGTCAAAAAAGATTAGTGATCGAAGTTGATGGAGATTCTCATTTTCAACCAGAGGGCATAGAGCGAGATCTCACCCGTACGGCTATTTTGGAGAATTATCGTTTGAGGTTGCTTCGGTTTAGTAATGATGATGTTTTGAGGAATTTTGAGGGAGTTTGTGGTGCGATCGGTTTTGAGTTAGATTCTTTAGATCCCGCCTAG
- the coxB gene encoding cytochrome c oxidase subunit II, whose product MNIPGNIITLIAGILLTLISLWYGQNHGLMPVEASEGAAQVDGLFNLMMTIATGLFLIVEGVLIYSIIRFRRKKGDRTDGPPIEGNVPLEIVWTAIPTVIVFILAVYSFEVYNNLGGLDPETSRDFPQEEMQMAENGAKLVAFNPHQGHLSLGIGSSKADLEVDVNGIQYAWIFTYPDTGVVTGELHVPVNKQVKLNMKAGDVIHAFWVPQLRLKQDVLPGRDSELSFKANKIGEYPIICAELCGPYHGGMKTVLHVDSEEDYQAWVQENTIASLEDKEETMALLSQPMTEESRLEMHSHHLGVTPETLAQLH is encoded by the coding sequence GTGAATATACCAGGTAATATTATCACTTTGATCGCAGGTATTCTGCTTACTTTGATCAGTTTGTGGTATGGTCAAAATCACGGCTTGATGCCCGTTGAAGCCTCGGAAGGGGCGGCACAAGTGGATGGTTTATTTAACTTGATGATGACTATAGCTACGGGCTTATTCTTAATCGTAGAAGGAGTTTTAATTTATTCCATCATTAGATTTAGGCGAAAAAAAGGCGATCGCACTGATGGACCTCCCATTGAGGGAAATGTACCCTTAGAGATAGTTTGGACTGCTATTCCCACAGTAATCGTGTTCATTTTAGCGGTTTATAGCTTTGAAGTTTATAACAATTTAGGTGGTTTAGATCCCGAAACTTCCAGAGATTTTCCCCAAGAAGAAATGCAGATGGCAGAGAATGGAGCAAAATTAGTCGCTTTTAATCCCCATCAAGGACATTTATCTCTTGGTATCGGTAGCAGTAAAGCGGATTTGGAAGTAGATGTCAACGGTATTCAATACGCATGGATTTTTACTTATCCTGATACTGGGGTAGTTACGGGAGAACTCCATGTACCTGTGAATAAACAGGTTAAATTAAACATGAAAGCTGGAGATGTGATTCACGCTTTCTGGGTACCTCAATTAAGATTAAAACAAGACGTTTTACCCGGTAGGGATTCAGAGTTATCTTTTAAAGCCAATAAAATTGGGGAATATCCCATCATTTGTGCTGAATTATGCGGTCCTTATCACGGCGGGATGAAAACGGTGCTTCATGTAGATAGTGAAGAAGACTATCAAGCATGGGTGCAAGAAAATACCATCGCATCTTTAGAAGACAAAGAGGAAACAATGGCTTTATTGTCTCAGCCCATGACAGAAGAATCTCGTCTGGAGATGCACTCTCATCATTTGGGAGTTACTCCTGAGACGTTGGCACAACTACATTAA
- a CDS encoding TIGR04376 family protein, whose protein sequence is MSIFENFTNFLESKLDEFLQNNPELNLTIIAQEIKQEKEDTIGLINKLESRRKQLELDILKLVQDIKIWCERIEKAEKANRNDLAKEAEERKNTLLSQGNFAWQEMEKVKNQILENNSKLINLENKEREINLKVKELEKAKQWTQSNSNTSNYNSYGSYRNSGFNNSNDDLEKKFRDWEVSVELEELKKKMS, encoded by the coding sequence ATGAGTATTTTTGAAAATTTTACCAATTTTTTAGAATCTAAATTAGATGAATTTTTACAAAATAATCCTGAACTAAATTTGACAATTATTGCTCAGGAAATCAAGCAAGAAAAAGAAGATACTATTGGGTTAATTAATAAATTAGAGTCAAGAAGAAAACAACTAGAATTAGATATTTTAAAATTAGTTCAAGATATAAAAATATGGTGTGAAAGAATAGAAAAAGCGGAAAAAGCGAATAGAAATGATTTAGCTAAAGAAGCAGAAGAAAGAAAAAATACATTACTTTCTCAAGGAAATTTTGCTTGGCAGGAAATGGAAAAAGTAAAAAATCAGATACTTGAAAATAATAGTAAACTGATCAATCTTGAGAATAAAGAAAGGGAAATTAATTTAAAGGTTAAAGAGTTAGAAAAAGCTAAACAGTGGACACAATCTAACTCCAATACCTCCAATTATAACTCTTACGGGTCTTATCGTAACTCTGGATTTAATAACAGTAATGATGATTTAGAGAAAAAATTTAGAGATTGGGAAGTATCTGTGGAATTGGAGGAATTGAAAAAAAAGATGAGTTAG
- a CDS encoding Uma2 family endonuclease — MATVINVESLNQLTSEAFYQLCLANPDIPMEKSPQGELIIMSPVGGESGNREANLIADLIFWNRQYKLGQVFSSSTIFKLPNGGDRSPDVAWVSQSKWDSLTAEEKKKFPPICPDFVMELRSESDRLKPLQEKMEEYLNSGLKLGWLINPQDREVEIYHHQKPRTLVKMPCVLSGEEILPNFALEVDFS, encoded by the coding sequence ATGGCGACAGTAATTAATGTTGAATCCCTCAACCAGTTAACTAGCGAAGCATTTTATCAGTTATGCCTTGCTAATCCTGATATACCGATGGAAAAAAGTCCTCAAGGAGAATTAATCATTATGTCCCCTGTTGGTGGTGAAAGTGGTAATCGGGAAGCTAATTTAATCGCTGATTTAATTTTCTGGAATCGTCAATATAAGTTAGGACAGGTTTTTAGTTCCTCCACTATCTTCAAATTGCCTAATGGGGGCGATCGCTCTCCTGATGTGGCGTGGGTATCACAGTCAAAATGGGATAGTTTAACCGCCGAAGAAAAAAAGAAATTTCCCCCTATTTGTCCCGATTTTGTGATGGAATTAAGATCTGAAAGTGACAGATTAAAGCCTCTACAAGAGAAAATGGAAGAATACTTGAATAGTGGCTTAAAGTTAGGTTGGTTAATTAATCCTCAAGATAGAGAGGTAGAAATCTATCATCATCAAAAACCCAGAACCCTTGTCAAAATGCCTTGCGTATTATCTGGGGAAGAAATATTGCCTAATTTTGCCTTAGAAGTTGATTTTAGTTGA